The sequence AAAAGGATATAAGATTTAATCAATTTTTTTTATTTTTTTAGTTCACGGTGGTATTCCTGAATACTTTGAACACCTATATCCTTCTCTTTAATTTTTTTAATTGCAATGAGGGATGCTTTAGCACAGGGTATAGTAGTAATTAAAGGGATATTTCTACTAACGGCAATACTTCTAATAGAAATTATATCGCTTTTTGGTTTTTTACCTGAAGGAGTATTAATGATAAGAGATATCTTATCATTTTTCATATAATCAACAATGTTAGGTCTTTCACCTTCATACACTTTTGGGATAACTTTAACCTCTACTCCTTTTTCAAGAAGATATTTACCTGTTCCTGAACTGGCAAATATTTCAAATCCCAATTCTTGAAAACCAACTACAATAGCGGGAACAAGAGGTTTATCTTTATCTTTTACGCTTATAAAAATTGAACCAGACACAGGTAAGTTTTGTCCAGCAGCTAACTGACTTTTAGCGTAAGCCATTTCAAAACTTCTATCCAATCCTATAACTTCGCCAGTAGATTTCATCTCAGGACTTAAAACTGCATCTATTCCTTGAAATCTTGCAAAAGGAAAAACAGACTCTTTTACAGCAAAAAATTCTGGTTTTATTGGTTTGGTAAATCCCTGCTGTTCAAGGGTTTTACCTGTCATAATTTTGGTTGCAACTTTTGCTAAAGGAACATTTATAACTTTACTAATGAATGGTATTGTCCTTGAAGCCCTTGGATTAACTTCGAGAATATAGACCTCACTATTTTTAACAGCATATTGAATATTTATTAAGCCTTTTATATTAAGGTCTAACGCAATTTTTTTAGTAGATTCTTCTATTTCTGCAATAACTTTTTCATCAACACTATAAGGCGGCATCACCATAGCGCTATCTCCAGAATGAACACCAGCTTCTTCTATATGCTCCATAACTCCGCCAATAACACACAGTTTACCATCACAAACAGCGTCAACATCTACCTCTATTGCGTCTTCAAGAAATTTATCTATAAGTATAGGGTGTTCAGGAGATATTGCCGTTGCTTTATGCATAAAGGATTCAAGCGCCTCTGTGTCGTAAACAATCTCCATCGCACGACCTCCAAGAACATACGAAGGTCTAACAAGGACAGGATACCCTATACGAGCAGCTATCTTTTCTGCTTCTATAAAAGAACTTGCAGTTGCGTTCTGTGTCTGTTTTATTGAAAGTTTATCTAAAAGTTGTCTAAATTTTTCTCTATCTTCTGCTATATCAATTGCCTCGGGGGTTGTGCCAAGAATATTTACTCCTTCTTCTTGTAGCGGAATAGCAAGATTTAACGGAGTCTGCCCGCCGAACTGAAGGATTACTCCATCAGGTTTTTCTTTATCAAGTATATTCATCACATCTTCAACAGTGACCGGTTCAAAATATAGTCTATCAGAAGTATCATAGTCAGTACTAACAGTTTCTGGATTACAATTTACCATTATACTTTCAAACCCTTCTTCCCTGAGAGCAAAAGAGGCATGTACACAACAGTAATCAAACTCTATACCTTGACCTATTCTGTTTGGCCCGCCTCCAAGAATAACAACTTTTTTATTTTTTGAATACCTACCTTCATCATATTTTTCATATGTTGAATAATAGTAAGGTTTTTCTGCTTTATATTCTCCAGCAGTACTATCAACCAATTTATAGACATTGGTGATATTTCTTTTTTTTCTTTCATTACGAACTTCAGCCTCGGTTATATTTAAAATTTTTGCCAATTGAAAATCAGAAAAACCAGATTTTTTTGCTTCCTCTAAAAGATTAAAAGATATCTTTTCAATGTTACTGTGATGAGAAATTTCTCGCTCAAGATCTACTATCTGTTTTATATTTTCCAAAAACCATTTATCAATTTTAGATAATTTATAAATTTCATCTATTGATAAACCAGCCAACATACCATATCTTAAATAGAACAATCGTTCATCGTCTGCTACCGAGATTTTCTTTTTAATATATCCTTTTTCATCATCGGTAAAATTATGGTGGATATTCCACCTATCTTTACCATCACATCCAAGCCCAAATCTACCGATTTCAAGAGAACGTATGCCTTTCTGTAAAGCCTCTCTAAAATTTCTACCTATTGACATAGCCTCACCAACAGCTTTCATTGAAGTTCCTATAACCCTCTCTGCTGCCTGAAATTTTTCAAAAGTGAACCTGGCAACCTTAAAAACACAGTAATCAATATTTGGTTCGTAAAAACAGTTCGTATTTCCTACAAGTTGGTTCTCTACCTCTTTGAGTGTGAATCCAACAGCAAGTTTTGAAGCAATTCTTGCTATAGGAAAACCTGTTGCCTTAGAAGCAAGAGCAGAACTTCTTGATACTCGCGGATTAACCTCTATAACAGAAACTTCTCCACTGTTAGGGTTAACTGCATATTGAATATTTGCGCCACCCACCACTCCTATCTTTCTTATAATTCTTTTTGAGTATGACACAAGTCTTTCGTACTCTATTCTGCTAAGAGTTTGAACCGGTGTAACAACCACACTATCCCCTGTATGAACTCCCATAGGGTCAAGGTTTTCCATAGAAGTTACCATAATAACATTGTCAAGATGGTCCCTCATAACTTCAAACTCAACCTCTTTCCAACCTAATACTGACTGTTCAATTAAAACTTCGCTTATAGGGCTTGCTTCAAGTCCATATTCAAGTTTTTCTTCAAGTTCTTCAAAATTGTATACAATAGACCCACCTGTGCCACCGAGCGTAAAAGCTGGTCTAAGTATTAAAGGGAACCCAAGTCTACCAGAAATCTTCATTCCTTCTGCAAAACTTCGGGTAAGAACACTCTCAGGAACCTTTAACCCAAGATCAAGCATTGCGCTTTTAAATAGAGCTCGGTCTTCAGCAATGGCAATAGTTTGAATATCTGCTCCAATAACCTGAACACCATACTTTCGTAAAACCCCTTCTTTATCAAGAAAAGTTGCAAGGTTCAATCCTGTCTGCCCACCCATAGTTGGAAGTATCGCATCTGGTCTTTCTATTTCTATAATCTTTATAAGCATTTCAACTGTCAGGGGCTCAAGGTAAGTAGCATCAGCCATTTCTGGGTCTGTCATAATAGTTGCAGGGTTGCTGTTAGCAAGAACAACCTTATACCCTTCTTCTTTTAAGGCTTTGCAAGCTTGGGAACCAGAATAATCAAATTCGCACGCTTGACCAATAATTATTGGTCCTGAACCTATTATCATAATTTTATGTATATCTTTTCTACCTGCCATTTTGTTCCTTTATAATAGAAAAAAACGATTGAAAATCTTCTTCTTGAGGTATAAAACTTACAGAAATTATTTGTTTTTGCTTATCGGTTAAACCTTCAATTGTTTTATCATTAAGGTGTAAATAAGTAATTTTTTCTTCTGGAATGGTCATCTTGTCTAAAACAAAACTGTGCATCTGTTCAGTAATTAAATTTTTTTCTGTTACAAGGTTTACAACTGGAAGGTTTATACCGTAGTGGTTGACACAATCTTCTAATATTTTGCCACCTAAAATCTGCCCTAAAATAAGATGCCCAAGCCCTGTCCCAAAAATTGGAAGTTTGCCTACTACTTCTCTGACTATATTGTAAGCCTTTTTCATTATAGAATAGTTTTCTGAACCAGAGGTGATGTATAGAGCTTGAGATGAACTTATTTCTTTAAGTATATTATCATCTTCTAAATTAAGAATTTTTATTTTATACCCCGAAGATTGAAGGTTGGTTATTTCACTCTTTTTTATGCCAAGATTCAGAACCGATATTTTTTCTTTTGTTTGAAATGTATCAGACACTATTTCATTTGAAGCATCTGCTCCTGAAAACAGTTTAAGAGATTCTATTTTTTTTCTCTTAATTTCTGAGATAACTTCGCTAGTATCAACATTTGAAGAAACGATTGCTCCCCACAGGTTCTTCTCTCCTCTAATTTTTTTTGTGATATATTGGGTATCTACCTGGGAGATAATAGACGTTTTTGCTTTTGAGATAAAGTCAAAAAAAGAAGAGTCAGCCCTATAATTACTGTAAGTAGAACTAAGTTCGGAAATAATTAGTCCTTTTGGAAAAATTTCTTTAGTTTCTAAGTCTTCATAATTGATACCATAATTACCTACTAAAGGATAAGAAAAACATACTAATTTATCTTTATACTCAGGACAAGACAATATTTTTTCGTACCCAACAACTCTTGTATCAAAAACAACTTTTCCTATCGCAATATTTTCTTCATTTAAAACCTTGAAACCCTCAATCTCTTCGCCTGTTTCTAAAATTAGTCTGCTTTTCAATTTTAATGACATTTTTTCAAAAAACCTCGCTTACTTATTAAATTAAAAACCAAGAAAAATTAAGTGTATATTAAATATATTCTATTGTGCTTGGTGGCTTAGGGGTTATATCATACAAAACTTTAACAACACCAGGGACCTCAGCAAGTATTCTATCTCTTATTTTTTCAAGTCTTGTCCAAGAAATTCTACACGGTTTTGCTGTAATAGCATCTTTTGATTCAACTGCTCTAATAGCAATCACATCTCCATATACTCTTTTACCATCTATCATTCCAGTTGCTCTGTCTGAAAATAGCACCGCTAAAACTTGGAATGCTTTCCTTTCTCTTATTGTATCGTCAAGAATTTTTGTAGCTATCCTAATCTTTTCTACCCGCTCAGGTACAACCTCACCAATAATTCTTGTTGCTAAGGCTGGACCAGGAAAAGGTTTTCTCTCATATACTTTCATTGGTAATCCAAGATGTTTGGCTACCAGTTTAACCTGAGGTTTATACAACTCTTTTAAAGGTTCGAGAATTTTAAGCCCGTAATTGGCTGGGTTAATACCTATTTGAGAAAGAACATTGTGCTGAGTTTTAATACCTTTCTGAGTTTCAACTATATCTGTAGCAATAGTACCTTGAATCAGATAGTGAGCTGAATAACTTTTGATTGCTTGTCTTAAAGTTCTATAAAATACATCTCTAAATGATATCCTCTTTTCTTCTGGGTCTGTCTTGCCTTTTAGTGCCTCAAAAAACCTTTCTTTAACGTCCCAGGTTTGCATCTCTATACCAAATTTAGTAAAATACCCATTAACTTCTTCGCTCTCTCCTTCTCTCATTAACCCGTTGTCAAGGTATAAGACAATTAGATTTTCTCTAATTGCTTTATGTGCAAGAATTGCACAAGCCATACTATCAACCCCACCTGAAGTTGCAACTATAACTTTTTCATCCCCAACCTTCTTTTTAAGCTCGTTTGTTTTGTCATTAACAAATTTTATTGGTCCAAAAGCCATATTTCCCTCCTGATTGATTTTTTTGTTTTACATAAAATATAAGGATGATTTTATTTTTTATTAAACGATATATAATAACTATAACTTTTGACTTAAAAATTTTCTGAAACTGAAACTTTAACGATTTTCATTCAAGATTCACTACTACCTTTTTAGCAATTTGATAAGATTTGTTGAAGGCAACTAAATAACACTATTATTTTAACATAGAATCAATTAAAGTGTCAAAATCAGACTCTTCAGAAAAATTATTTATTACACTATATATATCTAAATAGTATACTGGTAAATTGCCAAGATTTTTCTTTAATTTAACATAATCTTTTTCTGTTGTAATGATATAGGCAACCTTGTTTGCAATATATTCTTTTGAAATATTTTCTATATCTTTTTGGGTATAAGAAAAATGGTCTGGGTAGATATGGGTATATATTTTGGAAGGTGAAAGTTTTTTTAAAAGTGAAAAAAAGTTGAGGGGGTTACCTATCCCTGCAACTGCAG comes from bacterium and encodes:
- the carB gene encoding carbamoyl-phosphate synthase large subunit — protein: MAGRKDIHKIMIIGSGPIIIGQACEFDYSGSQACKALKEEGYKVVLANSNPATIMTDPEMADATYLEPLTVEMLIKIIEIERPDAILPTMGGQTGLNLATFLDKEGVLRKYGVQVIGADIQTIAIAEDRALFKSAMLDLGLKVPESVLTRSFAEGMKISGRLGFPLILRPAFTLGGTGGSIVYNFEELEEKLEYGLEASPISEVLIEQSVLGWKEVEFEVMRDHLDNVIMVTSMENLDPMGVHTGDSVVVTPVQTLSRIEYERLVSYSKRIIRKIGVVGGANIQYAVNPNSGEVSVIEVNPRVSRSSALASKATGFPIARIASKLAVGFTLKEVENQLVGNTNCFYEPNIDYCVFKVARFTFEKFQAAERVIGTSMKAVGEAMSIGRNFREALQKGIRSLEIGRFGLGCDGKDRWNIHHNFTDDEKGYIKKKISVADDERLFYLRYGMLAGLSIDEIYKLSKIDKWFLENIKQIVDLEREISHHSNIEKISFNLLEEAKKSGFSDFQLAKILNITEAEVRNERKKRNITNVYKLVDSTAGEYKAEKPYYYSTYEKYDEGRYSKNKKVVILGGGPNRIGQGIEFDYCCVHASFALREEGFESIMVNCNPETVSTDYDTSDRLYFEPVTVEDVMNILDKEKPDGVILQFGGQTPLNLAIPLQEEGVNILGTTPEAIDIAEDREKFRQLLDKLSIKQTQNATASSFIEAEKIAARIGYPVLVRPSYVLGGRAMEIVYDTEALESFMHKATAISPEHPILIDKFLEDAIEVDVDAVCDGKLCVIGGVMEHIEEAGVHSGDSAMVMPPYSVDEKVIAEIEESTKKIALDLNIKGLINIQYAVKNSEVYILEVNPRASRTIPFISKVINVPLAKVATKIMTGKTLEQQGFTKPIKPEFFAVKESVFPFARFQGIDAVLSPEMKSTGEVIGLDRSFEMAYAKSQLAAGQNLPVSGSIFISVKDKDKPLVPAIVVGFQELGFEIFASSGTGKYLLEKGVEVKVIPKVYEGERPNIVDYMKNDKISLIINTPSGKKPKSDIISIRSIAVSRNIPLITTIPCAKASLIAIKKIKEKDIGVQSIQEYHRELKK
- a CDS encoding ExsB family transcriptional regulator; protein product: MAFGPIKFVNDKTNELKKKVGDEKVIVATSGGVDSMACAILAHKAIRENLIVLYLDNGLMREGESEEVNGYFTKFGIEMQTWDVKERFFEALKGKTDPEEKRISFRDVFYRTLRQAIKSYSAHYLIQGTIATDIVETQKGIKTQHNVLSQIGINPANYGLKILEPLKELYKPQVKLVAKHLGLPMKVYERKPFPGPALATRIIGEVVPERVEKIRIATKILDDTIRERKAFQVLAVLFSDRATGMIDGKRVYGDVIAIRAVESKDAITAKPCRISWTRLEKIRDRILAEVPGVVKVLYDITPKPPSTIEYI